The Rana temporaria chromosome 4, aRanTem1.1, whole genome shotgun sequence genome contains a region encoding:
- the LOC120937060 gene encoding dynein heavy chain 5, axonemal-like, with the protein MYGISAGWNCPDTMRFDCKELMEGIKVLKDEFKNSDNEGGGNALSWTAMRYLLSEIIYGCNVSDDLDMTVLSSMIDYWISINATKRDNELTKLRFKIPAAFFNTEINLASLKQALESISPYSLDAPESFHMHSSPLVPFGEQNYVITSLRQLYDSRTAYRHWVQSAKTQTSQKGASKCLH; encoded by the exons ATGTATGGAATTTCAGCAGGCTGGAATTGTCCAGACACGATGCGTTTTGACTGTAAAGAATTAATG GAGGGCATTAAAGTGCTTAAAGATGAATTCAAAAACAGTGATAATGAAGGTGGAGGAAATGCTTTATCCTGGACTGCCATGAGATATCTGCTTTCAGAG ATTATTTATGGCTGCAATGTTTCAGATGATTTAGATATGACAGTTTTATCATCAATGATCGATTACTGGATTAGCATTAACGCTACAAAGCGAGACAATGAACTCACTAAAT TAAGGTTCAAGATTCCAGCAGCTttctttaacactgaaataaatctTGCATCTCTGAAACAAGCATTGGAATCCATCTCTCCATATTCCCTGGATGCTCCAGAATCCTTTCACATGCACTCATCACCACTG GTTCCTTTTGGTGAACAAAACTATGTTATCACAAGTTTAAGGCAACTTTATGATTCTCGGACTGCATACAGGCATTGGGTTCAGTCTGCAAAAACACAAACCTCCCAAAAAGGTGCATCAAAATGTCTACATTAA